Sequence from the Esox lucius isolate fEsoLuc1 chromosome 6, fEsoLuc1.pri, whole genome shotgun sequence genome:
aacaacaacaaaaaacaccttTCAAAACAAGAATGCTTCTTCCATTCTGAATCCAAACTCGGCTAATTCCCCTGCGACACGTTGGTCATCATAGTTCAACGACAGGAATGACTGTGAAGCGGCTTTGGCGTGCCGCCTGAGTGTTTTGGGGTGAGCTGGGGGGCGTGGGCCTTTTCAGGGGCAGTGGTGCTCCAGGCCCAACCAGCACCACCATATTCTCCTTCTTGGACAACCAGAAGGCTGGGTAGAGGGGCTCCCGAAACTCTGCCTTGTATTGGTGTATGAGGGTCATGTTAGCAGCATCGTCCACTCCATAGAAGGCCAACAGGCCGAGGTTGTAGTCCAGGTAGATCCCGAGGCGGGTGAACCTCTCCACCTTCAGGGGTGTTTCCACGTCACTGTGCCAGGCCGAGAAGCCGCGGCCGTTCCACTCCAGGCACCAGGAGAAGTCGTTCCCCGTGATGCAGCTGTTGCTTTCGGTGCCCTTGCGGTCGATGCTCTTGTAGGTCAGGCCAATGTGCGTGCCCTCGCCGCTCACGTCCACCTCGAAGTAATGCCGGCCCAGGTAGAAGCTGTCCGTGGCTAGTACCTGGCGCCAGTGGTCAAAGCGCTCGGGGATGTCGGGATACGGGTGTTGCCAAGGCGAGGTGTTGGTTACCTTCTTGTTTTCCTCAGTAAGGCGGAGAAACCTATGGGTGGTGTTTGCGTCAAAATTTACAGGAGCGGCATCTGAAACCACAGGGGAGTGGATGAGGCAACAGAGTGGAAATAGGACAGGAACAGGATCAGCAACTTAGGCAAGGCTTTCCTCACAGATTTAAATGAACTATCATGTGATACAAGGAACTAGACAAGAGAATGTTATGTTAACATGACGATATGAGTGATTTGagtcattgtattattttttctgTGAGAAACTTGCAAACAAGAGACTTACACTTGAGGAATTCATCACGCGTTTTCGGTTCTGGCAAagtctttttttgtttggttgCAATTATTGCATGGACTGTGGTTTTTATCCCCATCTTGTCTGAAGGGAGAGAAATATAACATGTTTAAGGCTCATAAATAATCACATCTGCCAACTTCCCTTCTGAACTCCAAGGCATGAATGTGGCCGAACTTCAGCCTTGCAAAGCCACCCGTGTCTGTAAGCTCACACGGAAGAAACAGTAAGACACTGTAGCCATCTACATCTGGTGACTTGCTTCTCCTTGAGATGTGAGTCACACAGATGATTGGGGAGTGTCTCTAGTGACACACTGGTGTCGAGCCAGACGGCTTCCAGAATTTGTAAATACAACTGGTCTGGCCGCGTGAGCCACCAGTCTACCATTTATTACCAGAGGTCAGCAATTCAACACACCATGTGGTGACTACGGGACGTTACCTTCCTGGCTATCTGGCCAAAGCTGACGGGTCAGACTCTTCCTCCTGCTGTCACACAGTCACCTGTTCTACCCTGCGCCTGTCTGCTGTCTTGGTGACCCGAGTGAGCATTGTCATTTTGTCCTGACCCTTCCCAGTGAAACAAAGCAGCTTGCAGCACCCTGTCTCCCTGAGGCTGTGTGGTGAAAGCAGGCTTGTGCGCCTCCGTCCACAACTGGACTGGACTCACCATTTTTACAGGTCCCTTTGAGCGTCTCTACGTAGTTGGAGAGCAGCTTTTCACACAGCTCCTGTGTGGAGGTAACAATCACTTTGCTGAAGGAGTTGAGGCGATCCATGAGGCCGATGTAGACCCCAGGTAGGGTGATGTCAGGGCTTTCCTTTTTCCACTCCGAGTACTCCTGtaaaacacacagcacagcTCTGTCACCTGTTTTCTACCTCATTGAGCTGTCGTCATTGGCTGCATGTCCATgtagtgtatgtacagtatatgtaatGCTGTCTCATGCTACAGAAATGGGAGATTTCTGCCCCTTGTCCAGTGCTTTTACTTAATACACACCTTATGAATATCAAAGtattgcaaaataaatgtatttagtagAAAACAGCCTTTTTGGTGTTGCAATGAGTGACATGGGGCTGTGGTGTGGGGTTATTTTAGATACTCCACTCTTTCAAAAGGTTTCAGAGGTTTTCGGGGAAATGTCCTGAGACTCTGCAGTCTAGCTAAAATGAGAAAGCTGTCTGTTTCCattactgggggggggggggggggcacgttCTGAGAAGAGCTAGGACTGGGCAGGGAGGTGTCTGGTTGGGGCTGCATGGCCAAGAGACCAGAAGGTAGGGAAGGGAAGGTCCCCAAACGCTCCAAGGTCAAGCAGAGGGCTTGGACCGGATGCCCGCAGAGTGAGCAGGAGAATGGGGTGCCATGGGAGAGCTTGGGAAGCTTGACGACCAGACAGGTTTTGGTGCCTACTGGCAAGTACAGTCTGAGCTCAATATAAACCGCCAAACCAGGTGGAAAACCCCCATACCTGTAAGAAGTCCACATCGTTCTTGTTCTTGTAAAGCTTTTCCACCTGCGTCTGTTTCTTCTTCAGATCAGAGCACCTCTGCTCCAGGTGAACTTTGATGCCGTGGGCCTGTTGCACAGCCtgcttctcctctccctccaggaCCTCCGTCACCTTTCATATTTAGGTTTATTAGAAGGTCAGGGTTTCAAACGCAGGAACATGGGATGTCACACAGATCAGCCTAAATGCATGCAAAAGCGGATCACTCCAATGGATTGATAAAGGGAGCGTACCTCTTTCTTGGCCCGTTCCACTGCAGTCAGTAACTCTGTAAACTGGCTTTCGATCACCTCACGCACCTCCTTCACTGAATTCTACATGGGCAGAGTCCAGAGGTTTTATTCAGGTGACTTTCCAGATTGCGTGTGTCTTATCAGGTATATGAGCATTGTGGCCGAGATGACGGCTGATTGGAGTTAAATAGAGGTACATTCATGTATCGTCAGGAAAACAGGCGTTGGCAGACTAAGGCTGCTTTCACAACCAAACGCTCCAGGCAAGGAATTCTGTATAGAGTAAACCTTGACAGCATTAAATCCCCTTAGCCACACCTGTAGGCAAACCTGTCAAGTCAGAGGGTGGGCGGTTCCAATACCTAGGGACTGCGTAACGATTGGAGGCGTTTTGATGACAGCCCCGCTGTGACATGACATTGCTTGTGTGTTGATATGTGGGTTATCTGGAATCTCAATGTCTGAGAGGGTTGTGAAACAGTCTTACCCCAATGGAGACGGTGTTGAGTTGAAGTTTGGTGATGGCATTCTCAGCTGCTGTCACTGTCTTagccatttctgtttgtttgtctctcAGTTCCCTCTGTGCCGAAAACGAATCACAGAACAGGAAGGTGGGGttgaagagaaagagacaattaAGCATTAATGACTGCCCATGTGAAAGCCACATCGTTGCCATGCTAAATCTATTCCTTATTTGAAAATTCTGTTCAGATAATTTATTACCAAATTCATCTAAGCCTCCCAATATTGGAATTTTGGTGCATTTTAGggtacaaataaaacaaatgaagaaattgtcaaacaatatttttgtattattttcaaaatgtacaacTCCGGAAAAGATtgagagatcactgcacctttttctttcctttccaaaaaagttgaaaaataaggttttgagtgaagaacagaagcgttcaatttgcagtggtctcttaattttaatccttctgttcctcactcaaaaccttccttttagacttttttggaaaggaaataccttttgtattttttttctggagctctATTTGAATGCTTTACACACAGTACATTTCTTACAACACGCTTTGTTTGCTGTTTTTTATAATGATTGTTATTGTAGCTCTGAAATTGGTCAATAAAccaaatttttatttgtatcctACTTGTGTCCAATGGTCTTTATATAATGTGAAATGTACTGTGTAAATAATGACTGGATTGGATTGAATTACTGTGTTTATTGTATCTCTAAGGCCTGAATTCCTTAAGCACGTCCAGGCAAATCACTTTATTGCAAAATATGCAGCAAATTAGTCATAGCGTGTTGCTAACTTGAATGTCTATTTTTATAAATTCCGGCAGAGATTTTCAGATTTCACAATCCCACTGTACTGGCAGTTTGGCCAAATTGGAGGTCccttacatttctaaatgtttatcCTTGATTGCTTTCCAGCATGAGCAGAGTGGTGGGATCTTTATAGTACTGACAAATGTCATTATGAGGTTACATAATAGATCTGGTCCACACGAGGCTCAGCTTAGTGCGATTCTCATATGCTAATTCCTGAGAACTTTGTCATCGTCCTCGTCCGCCCTGTTGACGTAGAATACCTTCCAGGGTGTAGCGGTTTTCTTCCACAGACACTCAGAACTAGCTTGTTCTCTGGTCAGATTGCGCAGTCTTGACATAGTCAGGGACAGAGCTAGTAAAACATTGCAGGCAGATCAGGGACCAGGTCACTGCTCAGGTCTGGGCGTGCTCTCAAAAATCTGACAAAACAAGTTGTTCCATAAACAGGAACTACAGAGTTGTTCAGCCGGTTTGGGTTGTAACCCTTGTGGAGGACACGTGCATGTAAATGACAGGGATGGGTTAGGGGTGGTGCTCCGTCCAAAATGTCAACGGCAATCCCTACATGAAGTCCCTTTGTCCTGTAGGTTTCCTTCTTTGGGCACAGACACGAAAGAGAACCAATTATTTGTCATCTTTTGTGTTGTGCTCATTGCTCATATGCTCATTGAGACAACCCTTGAAGATAAACTGAGGTGACAGAATTATCTTTTCAAGTTGCCAACTCAGCCATTGTGAGGCAGTAActttacaaacatgttttggggtGTAGCTTTCCTGCTGTTTTTTCTGTAGACTCCTGAATCAGCCCAGACAAGTCCTCTGCCTACTTTTCCCTGTTCAGTGTGTCATGTCAAATAATCCCACCCTCATTCCACAGATTCTTTTTGCTCCTAAGAGGTATCAGATCAGGAACAATGTACAGTACTGAATCCTCAGTCATAATATGAGTTTAATTCAGCATGGGACCTTATTGCAGGAATGTTGCACATGAATTGCATAGTGAGTTGTTGGACAACTTTAGTCAAATATTAACTGTCAGGTGTTTTCAACATTCCTTAGTTTACACTGGGAATGGCATTGTTTCTGGTCTTCAAACGACAGCACTCTTTGATTGCACTTAATTTGTGTGTTCTGAAACACGGATCTGTGTTTTTAAATAACTTCACAGACTTGCAACTGTAATTTGCTCTGGATATAAGCGTCTGCTAACGGAGTAATATGTGAAATGTCTGCTGAATGTCTGGAATGAACTGTTAAAACTGGGAGTCAATGGGCTGTTTATGTCATTAAGAGACTATGACGCTGTTCCAGAAGCTTCTCTGTGACAGAATGCCTGAGGAATAGAGAGCAGAGTTTCCAGAATGTACAGGAATGTATGGTGAACATGGTAGGACACCACCTATATGGGAATATCAATTGGAATTAAATTAAAACTAATCCCGTCAGTAGTCATGACAAGTAAAGCCGTGACTATAGAGTACACtcatagaaaacaaaacaagagtGTTTTCAACGCAACAGTCTTCATTGCTGGAGTCAAACCCTGTCCCCATCCTTGGGTGAAAGAAGTGCTGGAATAACCCTGTTAAAGGACCCACAACAAGCCAGTCACTAGATAAGCCACGGTTCAAATTGTGACAGTGACAGTGTGTTAACAAGTAGATATTGATAAGATGTTGTGAACTGATGAAGGACAactacatatttaaaaaatgacgcTTGCTTTGGATTTGTTTGTGAACAAAACATCCTATTAAAAGGCAGAgagtctgtttttattcacctcTAGAAAGTTAGATGACCTTTGAACACACGGTGGCCAATGTCCACAGATTACAGCGCATTGATACGGTGTTCAGTCATTTCAGTGGTTTGGCCCCGTACACAAGGTGTTCTTTTGATATCAGCTCCTAAACAAATGTTAGTTCTTTTTAAATATGCAGAGTGCGAGAAGACTGATTAAAAGGAAGGAGAAATACCTCTATCAGCCTGCGGGCCTCCACCACCGGCATGGTGCCGTGTCCACGGTGGTCCTCAGACACACAGTcacggcagacacacacactgtcggCAGAGCAGAACAGATCCAGGGGCCACTTGTGGCTCTCGCAGGTCCGTCTCTCAATGTCCCTTAGAGGCTCCACCAGGCGGTGGTTCTGGAACTTGGGGTTCTCCAGGTGGGGCCGCAGGTGGGTTCCGCAGTAAGACACCAGGCAGGTGAGGCAGGACTTTAGGGCCCTGCAGGGGCTCGTCTCGATACACGAGTCGCACACCACATCGTCGGGTCCCAACGGCTCCACGGTCACCTGGCCTTTAACCTCTGCCTTCCCTTCCgtcagtttttctttcacaTCAGCCTCCGTgtcctctttccctttctctgcaGGTTGTGGCGGGTCGCTTCCTTCATCTTTCCTTTTGGCTTCCTCTGGATTCTCAGAGTCCTGGGATTCAAGCACATGCTCCTGTACTTTGGTTGTCTCTGCTGTCATTGAATACTGCGCTTGGATCTCCTCCTCTTTGGTCCTGACCAGCAGTGAAGACTCAGTCGCTGTTCCATTGGTCATTTCATGTTTCACAGCGGCAGTTTCAGGCTCAGGTATGGAAGAGGTCTGTAGAGCCTGGGGGCAGCCCTGACCTTTACTCTCCTGGCAAGAACCACAGACATGGTGGCCACAGGTGGCATCCTGGTCCCCCTTCAGAACACCCAGACAAACAGGACAGAAGAGTTTGTGGGCTGGTTTTGACTCTGGTTTGAGTTCTGTGTCTGCCATAACTctgctctccctctgcctctctccctcgccctctgtctttcttcctctgtctctctccctctgtctctgtctctctctctctccctctgtctttcttcctctgcctctgtctctctctatccctctatccctctctctctccctctctctcacctagAGAAGCTTCCTCTTCagttgctgtggtgttttgttagCTACTCTGCCTCTACCACCAAAGAGCCTCCCCCTCCTAAGCCACACCTCAACTATATGAGTGTCAACTGCCTCTGCCTCATAGTTTCAACCAGCTACACACACCCTCCTCTACGCAACCTCTGCACTCCCCTTGGCTGTGTTGGAGCAGTAATCAGACTGTAGATGAAAGTCTGGTCGGAGGACGTGTATCTGGCAGCAGAAATGTGGAGTCTGTATTGGTTTTCTAACCTCAAGGCTATGATCAGCGTGGAAGAGTGAACATGCTGCTGGCAACTTTAACAGTTGATTAACTTCCTGTTTTCACAATACTTCGGTAGGAGAAAGCAGGCCTCTCTTCACAGCACATCAAAACAACCACGCCCCTATTAATGCATGAATGTTGACCATGCATCCAATTTCAAGTTAAAGTAAAGATTAAGCCTTATATGCATAATTGAGCGAAATTACAGGATACTTTGAGAATTAAAAACTGATATCAATAAAATGAACTTCCTGTATATGCCAATTACAATAGTGGAGGCATATTGTACAGTACAACAATATGAGTAAAGGCACCGACTCATCTAATCAGCTTTTCAAACATGGCGAAATGTAttgtctaatgtattttgacAAGCACTTTGAAATCCACATCAATAAACAGCTGTTTGATTATTGCAGTCAACTGTGGGCTTCTGAGTGGCTGATCAATATAGTGAATGTGCGCATGATGTGATAAAACATCTAAAGCATTACAAAATCTAAATAAGCTATTGATCAGTGGTTGCTAAATAATCAATGTGTGTTTTAGGACAGTAAAGAGCTAAATCATCAACTGGCTAGCAGCGAAGAAGGCTTCGCCACGCCTCCTTCCGAATATTTAGGTCTGTGTTTTAAAAAGACCTATAATAACAAGGTAATAATAACGTCACGAACCTCAGCTCTGCGTTGTCAACAACTGTGACGTATCCTAATGTAGAGTCCAAATTCCACTGTTCTGGTTGTATCAAGCAGTTCAATTGTAGCCCAATTCATGATACACCATATATAACATTTATATACAACTGACATgatatgtattcattattacatTAAAGCTTGACTTGGGATTTACACTGTGACCTGTAATgttattaatgtaaaaaaaaaaataaagtaacaATAGCCTGTAAATTAGTTTTCTAATATTTTAACTCCTCGTTCTCTGGCGTCCCAATAGGGAGACACGCCTCATACCAAAAATACCTGAATAAATCcctgacaaaatgtatttaaaagtaATAACAAATTCATGTTAACAACAATATCTACATTTTGTCTACCACTGAACTTTCAACCATTTATAAAGACAATGAAGTTCAAATTGGATGGCACTGTCGGATGTTTCAACTAAGATAACACAATGGCTAGATGTCCATGtccattttctgttttatttgagggAATAGTTGGAAAACAAATTAACATCGTTTTAAGTGAATTgcgtttttctttttactaaaATCCAAGCATTGCCTGCTGTTGATCCCTGGTTTACACTGATTAACTGTATAAAATCAAAATTCTTTACCAAATCATTCTTTTTAAACAGCACAGTTTgttgaaatagaaaatgtattagcaGTTGGTAAATATCAAACTTCTAAAGATCAGGAGAAATCTAAGCTGATAGAGGCCTTCACTGAAATGTTCCCTACTTTACCAATATGTGCAACATTCAATTTAACGGAACTGATTAAAATGCTGAAAAACAGGAAGGGTTTGGGTTGTGGGGTAGGATGGCTATCAGTTGGCTGCtgcttttaaatacaaaactGTTTCCTTAATGCTACTCCTGCTACACCCACTGTGGACATGCAGTTCGCTCTGCAACTTTTGGTCAACtttggtaaagatgagcaaaaaaggctataaaaatatgccattgttgttcatcagcttgatcttatactcaaaatatgaaagaaatctaacctttattaaacaaataatgtgcaattattaaacaaataatgtatttctaaattaaGAAATAGGTGTACCATCAAAACGTCACAGGCCAACATTTGTGGATGTCACACGGCCTCAGAATCCTGTTCAAGATGCTGAAGACTGTTGGGGGGAGACATtctgtcaaaacaaaacatcacGCAAAAATGCAATGCTGCCCCTTAGTGGCAGAACTGGACATCACATGAACTTATCCTAGTATTCAGATCTCCAAACTCTATTGGTGACTTTCATCCATTACATGTAATACATGTGTTACAGAAATAGCccacctgaatcaacttgtcTTATTCCCACTATTTGACTTCTTCATTCAGGTGAGTTACTTAAGGGCAACAGAACTTCTCCACTGGTACTTAGGAGCTTTGACCAATACGTGAAGGGGCTAAGAAAATAGTAGATTTTTATGGCTTCAGAGATATGAGTTCTCGTTTATAAAATACTCAAATGCTTGAGGGGGCTGAACTGACGCTGTGCTTGTCTGAGAATCACTGCTTTGTGGTATTTTGACCAGTGTAGTTTGTAGTAACTACTTTGTGGTATTTTGATCAGTGTAGTTTGTAGTAACTACTTTGTGGTATTTTGACCAGTGTAGTTTGTAGTAACTACTTTGTGGTATTTTGACCAGTGTAGTTTGTAGTAACTACTTTGTGGTATTTTGACCAGTGTAGTTTGTAGTAACTACTTTGTGGTATTTTGACCAGTGTAGTTTGTAGTAACTACTTTGTGGTATTTTGACCAGTGTAGTTTGTAGTAACTACTTTGTGGTATTTTGACCAGTGTAGTTTGTAGTAACTACTTTGTGGTATTTTGACCAGTGTAGTTTGTAGTAACTACTTTGTGGTATTTTGACCAGTGTAGTTTGACCTACTggcaaaataaacatgaattgtTTGTACACTCGCATTGACTTCATGTTTTATTACACATCTGTCATTTCAATTGCactgattttatttattgatttattacacatgtcatttcagttgcactgatgtaatttattgatttatacaCATCTGTAATCTTACTTGCATTGATGTTTTTTATACTTATCTGTCATTTTCAAGGGTAAACAAGGGTGTTCCTTTCAATTAAAGACACTGCAAAAAAGCACtgcatactcacacacacacactcacacactctctcacactctcacccacacaccccatAGCAATAATGACAACACCATCTGCATCATTTGGGGAGATGATTCAGAGGTCCTGATTCACCTACCTCAAGGTAATCAAGTCGATTCAGAGGTTTTGATTAATCTACCTCATGGTAAATCGAGTCGATTCAGAGGTTTTGATTAATCTAGCTCATGGTAAATCGAGTCGATTCAGAGGTTTTGATTAATCTAGCTCATGGTAAATCGAGTCGATTCAGAGGTTGTGATTCATCTGTTTTACATAAGAAAGGAGTGCACAAAGTAAGATGGAGTAGTCATCATCAATGGCAAGAAATGAAAGGGATCTTTAACAGGTAACATAGATGATCAATGACATACAGTATTACCTATATTTAATGTTCACGGGATGTTTATGAACAGTCTGGGTTATGTGTTTTACAATGTCAGACAACACAATTTAA
This genomic interval carries:
- the trim16 gene encoding tripartite motif-containing protein 16, which translates into the protein MADTELKPESKPAHKLFCPVCLGVLKGDQDATCGHHVCGSCQESKGQGCPQALQTSSIPEPETAAVKHEMTNGTATESSLLVRTKEEEIQAQYSMTAETTKVQEHVLESQDSENPEEAKRKDEGSDPPQPAEKGKEDTEADVKEKLTEGKAEVKGQVTVEPLGPDDVVCDSCIETSPCRALKSCLTCLVSYCGTHLRPHLENPKFQNHRLVEPLRDIERRTCESHKWPLDLFCSADSVCVCRDCVSEDHRGHGTMPVVEARRLIERELRDKQTEMAKTVTAAENAITKLQLNTVSIGNSVKEVREVIESQFTELLTAVERAKKEVTEVLEGEEKQAVQQAHGIKVHLEQRCSDLKKKQTQVEKLYKNKNDVDFLQEYSEWKKESPDITLPGVYIGLMDRLNSFSKVIVTSTQELCEKLLSNYVETLKGTCKNDKMGIKTTVHAIIATKQKKTLPEPKTRDEFLKYAAPVNFDANTTHRFLRLTEENKKVTNTSPWQHPYPDIPERFDHWRQVLATDSFYLGRHYFEVDVSGEGTHIGLTYKSIDRKGTESNSCITGNDFSWCLEWNGRGFSAWHSDVETPLKVERFTRLGIYLDYNLGLLAFYGVDDAANMTLIHQYKAEFREPLYPAFWLSKKENMVVLVGPGAPLPLKRPTPPSSPQNTQAARQSRFTVIPVVEL